The nucleotide sequence GTAAACGTATTACTATTTCACAAAAATACTAAACTTCATGAGACCATCAATTTAGTCAAAATATAAGCATGTTTTGTTTTGTGTTTATAAAAGGTGTATAAATAAATCCATATAATAATATTTTTAACAACGTTAATATTATGGTAGCAAATAATGATATATTGTGAGAATTTGTGGTCAAAGTATTCCCTTTAAACGTTTTTTTGTGAAATCCTAATATGCCTACTAAAACCCAACGGAGGTAGTAGTATGCCCGGAACCCATGTGAATGCAAACGCAAGAGCACTGATACAAATACAGTAATAATACCAAGAACAATAATGAGAATCGTACTTATGCATTATTTGTCTGTCATCATTGGATTTCCTTCTTTTTACTATATGCTTTTCTACTCCATGAGATGCCTGCAAATGCTCAACGTCGAAAAAACAAAAAGTCCTTGTTAATTGGTGTCCTGTAATAATAAGAGAAAAACAATGCTTTTTGTGCAGTGAACGATTTGTTACCTTGAATTTTGAGGAAGGAATGAGCTGCTTTTGTGCTGATTTCAATCTCCCATTTTGCGCAGCCAATCTATTCTGTCCAATAAGCTGACCTTGTAGACTTCGACCTTGCAACGGTGGCTGACGGCCATTGCCTTGCGGCCTCTGACTCTGCGGTTGCTGCCGCAGCTTCTGTCCTGGAATCGACGCCTGCGGCCTCTTGTTATGGAGTGACGGCTGCAGCTCTTGGCCTTTCGAGGATGATAGCAGCCCTGGAGATTTCTTCTTCAAGTTAGGCAGGTTGGACCCGTTTCTACCAGCAGCTATAGCGCCTTTTCTTTCTGCATGAGCCTTCTTTCCCAGAGACCCAGAACCCTTCTTCAATCCATGGTCTGTTGATGATAATGTGGCAGGTTGGCCTGTGAACACTCTGCTTTTCCTGGCAGAATTCACCTGCCCAGCATCTTGAGTCTCTACACATCAAGTATGTAAGTATTTTGTTCATTACATTTACTGCAAAGGGAAATAAGTATATTTTGTTCAACAAAAAAGTAGTGTCCATACCAGATTTCGGAACAAGAAGGGCCCTACTACTCTCAGGATGATCTTTAGTAGGGGGTTGAGTATCAGCATCATCTGAGAACAGACATGAGTAATCTCGATTCTTTCGAAGTGTATCAACCTTTCTCTTCTCCTGCGTATTGTAACAAgtttataaatcaattggctccAGAGCACCATACAGTAAATAGCATGGTCAGGTGTTAATTTCTTGTTATTACCTCACTAACAAACTTCAGTTTCTGCATTTTCTCAACTGCGCCTTGTCGCATCTTCAAAGCCAAGGAAACATCTTTCTGCACGAAATATGATCATACGATGAATGCAAAGTTCAATGttacaaaaaaaaaaccaaaacacATATAGAAGTGTTAACACATACTTTGGAGGGTACATTCTGTAGATCTTTCATGATCGTTGAACACCCTTCTTCGATGACTCGGCGAGCAAGCACTGGCTTTGATGGCCCAAAGAAGGTGCCATATCTACAAAAGTTTTGCTATTAGCAACTGGAACTAAAATCAGAACCAAATAAGACTATAGCACGTCCGCAAGAGCATAGAAATCTTACCCGTCCTTAACGGGTGGCATCGTCTGGTTCTTGGATGACAATGGTAAATTAGGTTTGCGAGCGCCGGCAGCCATTGCCGCGTTTTTCCTCCTGATTTCCTCCTTTAACTGCTCCCTCAGGCTAAGGATCTCTTGCTGCCCAACTGgtgcctcctcttcttcctcctcaacctcttcctcttcttcctcttccacctCATCATCCAACTCCTGCTGGtgctcatcatcctcttcctcttccacctCATCATCCAACTCCTGCTGGTGCTCATCATCCAACTCCTGCTGGTGCTGCTTTTGCTTCAAtgactcctcgtcgtcgtcgctaTACACAATGAAGTCACCTAGGCCGTCCTCATCTTGGTCACAATATTCGTCCACGAGTTGCTCCTGGCAGCATCCGTTGGAAGATTAGAAACGATGCAATCCGTTCAATTGCTAAATATGAGATGTAATGGTGGCACCTACTCTTATTTACAATAATCTTCGCGATAAACAACATGATACAATCGTGATTTTTTTGAAACGAATCGTGCTTGAAATTATTTACCCAAGTGATATATCTTAACTTACATTGTTTTGGTTGTCGAACTTGCTCGCCATCTGTTCACAATCCAACTGAGCGTACTAACTTCAGAAGAATGCCTAGAATAAATTGAGACCAAACTTGTTGTAAGAATTCAGATCAACAAAATCGATCAATGATTTCAATGGCACACGAGAAGATGTACGAAGGAAGCAAAGAGTTCGAGCACAGATCAAAATCAATCTTTTTTTGGTAAAAAAGATACTGCATAACAATTTTAGTTTGCACAGAAGAATATGCAAAGAAAAGGTTAATTGTTATGTTAAAAAAAGGTTAATTGTTCGAAAACAAAACTATCTCGGCGGAAATCTCTAGCCCTAACAATGCCTGGCGAACGGCGCCGTACGTGGGCTGGTGAACCGGCGGCGGGGGCAACTTTTCACGGCGGAATCGGAGCATGGAAAGGCGACTCACCTCACGATCACGAGATCGTAATGCCGGCGCGCCGTGCAAAGATCTTGTTACGAAGTCGACGATGGCACGATGCAGCCCGCGGCTTCCTGGGTTCGTCGATCTGGGGGAAAACAACGAGGGTGCGCGCGTGGGTGGGCGGAGGTGCGAGC is from Miscanthus floridulus cultivar M001 chromosome 7, ASM1932011v1, whole genome shotgun sequence and encodes:
- the LOC136464060 gene encoding uncharacterized protein isoform X2 — protein: MASKFDNQNNEQLVDEYCDQDEDGLGDFIVYSDDDEESLKQKQHQQELDDEHQQELDDEVEEEEDDEHQQELDDEVEEEEEEEVEEEEEEAPVGQQEILSLREQLKEEIRRKNAAMAAGARKPNLPLSSKNQTMPPVKDGYGTFFGPSKPVLARRVIEEGCSTIMKDLQNVPSKKDVSLALKMRQGAVEKMQKLKFVSEEKRKVDTLRKNRDYSCLFSDDADTQPPTKDHPESSRALLVPKSETQDAGQVNSARKSRVFTGQPATLSSTDHGLKKGSGSLGKKAHAERKGAIAAGRNGSNLPNLKKKSPGLLSSSKGQELQPSLHNKRPQASIPGQKLRQQPQSQRPQGNGRQPPLQGRSLQGQLIGQNRLAAQNGRLKSAQKQLIPSSKFKASHGVEKHIVKRRKSNDDRQIMHKYDEFAISDEDESDMEADFASIQREERRSAALARKEDQEQLRLIKEEERRERALKRKRAAQKE
- the LOC136464060 gene encoding uncharacterized protein isoform X1, with the protein product MASKFDNQNNEQLVDEYCDQDEDGLGDFIVYSDDDEESLKQKQHQQELDDEHQQELDDEVEEEEDDEHQQELDDEVEEEEEEEVEEEEEEAPVGQQEILSLREQLKEEIRRKNAAMAAGARKPNLPLSSKNQTMPPVKDGYGTFFGPSKPVLARRVIEEGCSTIMKDLQNVPSKKDVSLALKMRQGAVEKMQKLKFVSEEKRKVDTLRKNRDYSCLFSDDADTQPPTKDHPESSRALLVPKSETQDAGQVNSARKSRVFTGQPATLSSTDHGLKKGSGSLGKKAHAERKGAIAAGRNGSNLPNLKKKSPGLLSSSKGQELQPSLHNKRPQASIPGQKLRQQPQSQRPQGNGRQPPLQGRSLQGQLIGQNRLAAQNGRLKSAQKQLIPSSKFKHLQASHGVEKHIVKRRKSNDDRQIMHKYDEFAISDEDESDMEADFASIQREERRSAALARKEDQEQLRLIKEEERRERALKRKRAAQKE